From Nicotiana tabacum cultivar K326 chromosome 15, ASM71507v2, whole genome shotgun sequence, the proteins below share one genomic window:
- the LOC107781400 gene encoding ubiquitin-like protein ATG12 isoform X2: MASDSRKVIVHLRATGDAPILKQAKFKIAGTDKFIKVIDFLRRQLHRETLFVYVNSAFSPNPDELVIDLYNVSFLYMQETVSAFAVPLCPPSPEA, from the exons ATGGCCTCCGATTCTCGTAAAG TGATTGTTCATTTAAGAGCGACTGGCGATGCCCCAATTCTTAAACAAGCCAAATTTAAG ATTGCAGGTACTGACAAATTCATCAAAGTAATAGATTTTCTGCGCCGCCAACTTCATAGGGAGACATTG TTTGTGTATGTTAACAGTGCCTTCTCACCAAATCCAGATGAGTTGGTAATTGACCTGTACAATGTAAGTTTCctgtacat GCAGGAAACGGTTAGCGCTTTTGCTGTCCCTCTTTGTCCACCATCCCCTGAAGCGTAG
- the LOC142169816 gene encoding uncharacterized protein LOC142169816 translates to MEQYFQAARVPDDEKVTITPMYLTNDAKVWWRTRVIEVESVGLPKIGTWEMMKKELKSQFLPTNSSWVARDGLRRLKQSGTVREYVKEFSSLMLNVSNMAEEDKLHYFMSGLKGWAQLELRRQNVQNLSTAIAAADTLADLNIGDDPTESSHSKSDGRKDKENEWKKSEKCQVAEDVGFAKNRRQVETSIGKERSGKFKGCYTCGGPHLKKDCPVQARVNSMLAVERQEQVAEAIAIVVDANGATRALYANNPLG, encoded by the coding sequence ATGGAGCAGTATTTTCAGGCTGCTCGTGTGCCGGATGATGAAAAGGTGACCATCACACCTATGTATTTGACTAATGATGCAAAAGTGTGGTGGCGTACACGAGTGATAGAAGTGGAAAGTGTTGGACTGCCCAAGATTGGAACTTGGGAGATGATGAAGAAGGAGTTAAAATCTCAATTCCTTCCAACCAACTCGTCATGGGTTGCAAGAGATGGACTGCGTCGCTTGAAACAAAGTGGCACGGTGAGGGAGTATGTCAAGGAATTCTCATCCTTGATGCTGAATGTAAGTAATATGGCAGAGGAAGACAAGCTGCATTACTTCATGAGCGGATTGAAGGGTTGGGCGCAATTAGAGTTGAGAAGGCAGAATGTTCAAAACCTCTCTACTGCTATTGCGGCGGCAGATACGTTGGCTGACCTCAATATAGGTGATGACCCCACTGAGTCTTCGCATTCAAAATCGGACGGaaggaaggacaaagaaaatgaATGGAAGAAAAGTGAGAAATGCCAAGTTGCCGAAGATGTTGGGTTTGCCAAGAATAGGAGGCAGGTGGAGACTTCCATTGGCAAGGAAAGAAGCGGCAAATTCAAAggatgttatacttgtggtggaCCGCACTTAAAGAAGGACTGTCCGGTGCAGGCTAGAGTGAATTCTATGCTGGCTGTGGAAAGACAGGAACAAGTGGCAGAGGCAATAGCCATTGTGGTGGATGCGAATGGAGCAACAAGGGCATTGTATGCCAACAACCCATTGGGCTGA
- the LOC107781400 gene encoding ubiquitin-like protein ATG12 isoform X4, which translates to MASDSRKVIVHLRATGDAPILKQAKFKIAGTDKFIKVIDFLRRQLHRETLFVYVNSAFSPNPDELVIDLYNAGNG; encoded by the exons ATGGCCTCCGATTCTCGTAAAG TGATTGTTCATTTAAGAGCGACTGGCGATGCCCCAATTCTTAAACAAGCCAAATTTAAG ATTGCAGGTACTGACAAATTCATCAAAGTAATAGATTTTCTGCGCCGCCAACTTCATAGGGAGACATTG TTTGTGTATGTTAACAGTGCCTTCTCACCAAATCCAGATGAGTTGGTAATTGACCTGTACAAT GCAGGAAACGGTTAG
- the LOC107781400 gene encoding ubiquitin-like protein ATG12 isoform X1 has protein sequence MASDSRKVIVHLRATGDAPILKQAKFKIAGTDKFIKVIDFLRRQLHRETLFVYVNSAFSPNPDELVIDLYNVSFLYITSVLMGSWWLIMHAPWRGAENSWLFALHCFKAPYLVNTFSSRIEPWHQL, from the exons ATGGCCTCCGATTCTCGTAAAG TGATTGTTCATTTAAGAGCGACTGGCGATGCCCCAATTCTTAAACAAGCCAAATTTAAG ATTGCAGGTACTGACAAATTCATCAAAGTAATAGATTTTCTGCGCCGCCAACTTCATAGGGAGACATTG TTTGTGTATGTTAACAGTGCCTTCTCACCAAATCCAGATGAGTTGGTAATTGACCTGTACAATGTAAGTTTCctgtacat AACTTCGGTTTTGATGGGAAGTTGGTGGTTAATTATGCATGCTCCATGGCGTGGGGCTGAGAACTCTTGGTTGTTCGCACTACATTGTTTCAAAGCTCCATACTTAGTAAATACATTTAGTAGTAGAATAGAACCCTGGCATCAACTATGA
- the LOC107781400 gene encoding ubiquitin-like protein ATG12 isoform X3: MASDSRKVIVHLRATGDAPILKQAKFKIAGTDKFIKVIDFLRRQLHRETLFVYVNSAFSPNPDELVIDLYNNFGFDGKLVVNYACSMAWG, from the exons ATGGCCTCCGATTCTCGTAAAG TGATTGTTCATTTAAGAGCGACTGGCGATGCCCCAATTCTTAAACAAGCCAAATTTAAG ATTGCAGGTACTGACAAATTCATCAAAGTAATAGATTTTCTGCGCCGCCAACTTCATAGGGAGACATTG TTTGTGTATGTTAACAGTGCCTTCTCACCAAATCCAGATGAGTTGGTAATTGACCTGTACAAT AACTTCGGTTTTGATGGGAAGTTGGTGGTTAATTATGCATGCTCCATGGCGTGGGGCTGA